From a region of the Synechococcus sp. RS9916 genome:
- a CDS encoding NAD(P)H-binding protein, which translates to MQVLVVGATGTLGRQIARQALDAGHQVRCMVRTPRKASFLQEWGCELTRGDLLEPASLDYALEGVDAVIDAATSRPDDPRSVYQTDWDGKLNLFRACESAGVKRFIFMSLLAAEKHRQVPLMDIKHCSETLLEGSDLDYTILQGAAFMQGVIGQFAIPVLESQTVWVSGSPSAISYMNTQDVARFAVAALTRPETVRRSFPVVGPKAWNTGEVVQLCELYSDKTARVFRVPPALMQAMQGVCNFFEPAVNVAERLAFAEVTGGSTGLTAPMEESYSAFGLEESETTTLESYIREYYDTILKRLRDMEADLDKDAKKKLPF; encoded by the coding sequence ATGCAGGTTCTGGTGGTTGGAGCAACCGGCACGCTTGGCCGGCAAATTGCCCGCCAAGCCCTAGACGCCGGCCATCAGGTGCGTTGCATGGTGCGGACCCCACGGAAAGCTTCATTCCTGCAGGAGTGGGGATGTGAGCTGACACGTGGTGACTTGCTCGAGCCCGCCAGCCTCGATTACGCCCTTGAAGGCGTGGATGCGGTGATCGATGCCGCCACAAGCCGCCCGGATGATCCCCGCAGCGTCTACCAAACGGATTGGGACGGCAAGCTCAACCTGTTTCGTGCCTGCGAATCAGCAGGGGTGAAGCGATTCATCTTCATGTCTCTGCTGGCGGCGGAGAAGCACCGTCAGGTGCCGTTGATGGATATCAAACACTGCAGTGAAACGCTGCTTGAAGGGTCTGACCTGGATTACACGATCCTCCAAGGGGCAGCCTTCATGCAGGGCGTGATCGGTCAGTTCGCCATTCCTGTGCTTGAGAGCCAGACCGTTTGGGTAAGTGGAAGCCCCTCGGCCATCTCTTATATGAACACTCAGGATGTGGCTCGCTTTGCGGTTGCGGCCCTGACTCGCCCTGAAACAGTGCGTCGCAGCTTCCCCGTGGTTGGCCCGAAGGCCTGGAATACGGGTGAAGTGGTGCAGCTTTGTGAGCTCTACAGCGACAAAACGGCTCGGGTCTTCCGTGTTCCGCCTGCACTGATGCAGGCGATGCAGGGTGTCTGCAACTTCTTTGAACCTGCCGTGAACGTGGCCGAACGCCTGGCATTCGCTGAAGTCACGGGTGGTTCCACCGGCTTGACCGCTCCCATGGAAGAGAGCTACAGCGCCTTCGGTCTCGAAGAATCCGAAACCACCACGCTCGAGTCGTACATCCGCGAGTACTACGACACGATCCTCAAGCGCCTGCGTGACATGGAGGCGGATCTCGATAAAGACGCCAAGAAGAAGCTCCCCTTTTAA
- the trxB gene encoding thioredoxin-disulfide reductase, with the protein MTAAGQLGTSSTPGDGVENLVIIGSGPAGYTAAIYAARANLSPILITGFQRGGIPGGQLMTTTHVENFPGFPDGVLGPDLMDLMKAQAERWGTRLVEADADGIDLSSRPFQIKTEGRIIRAQAVILATGASANRLGLPNEDQFWSSGISACAICDGATPQFRNAELAVVGGGDSACEEAVYLTKYGSHVHLLVRSDQLRASAAMADRVQANPQITVHWNTEVVDANGADWLHSLTLRNRGNGEQSELPVRGLFYAIGHTPNTELVHDQLRCDGKGYLITEPGRPETSLEGVYAAGDVADAEWRQGITAAGSGCQAALAAERWLSHHNLAQLVSRESVEPKQAETPQVSEAVDETTYDPHALWQKGSYALRKLYHDSDRPLLVVYSSPSCGPCHVLKPQLKRVLKELEGGAQGIEIDIEAEQAIAEQAGVNGTPTVQLFHAKELKQQWRGVKQRSEFKAAIEQLLVKA; encoded by the coding sequence ATGACCGCTGCTGGGCAGCTCGGGACCTCCTCTACCCCTGGCGATGGGGTGGAAAACCTTGTGATCATTGGTTCAGGGCCTGCCGGCTACACCGCTGCGATCTATGCAGCCCGCGCCAACCTGAGCCCGATCTTGATTACGGGCTTCCAGCGCGGCGGAATCCCCGGTGGTCAGCTGATGACCACGACCCATGTGGAGAACTTCCCTGGCTTCCCCGACGGGGTCCTGGGACCAGATCTGATGGACCTGATGAAGGCCCAGGCGGAACGGTGGGGTACCCGTCTTGTGGAGGCTGACGCCGATGGAATTGATCTCAGCTCGCGTCCATTCCAGATCAAAACCGAAGGCCGCATCATTCGCGCCCAAGCGGTGATCCTGGCCACGGGTGCCAGCGCCAACCGTCTGGGGCTGCCAAACGAAGACCAGTTCTGGAGCAGCGGCATCAGTGCCTGCGCGATCTGTGATGGCGCCACACCCCAATTTCGCAATGCGGAACTCGCAGTGGTGGGAGGCGGAGACTCCGCCTGTGAAGAAGCGGTGTATCTCACCAAATACGGCAGTCATGTGCACCTGCTGGTGCGCTCCGATCAGCTGAGAGCCAGTGCCGCCATGGCCGATCGGGTGCAGGCCAACCCGCAGATCACCGTTCACTGGAACACCGAGGTGGTGGATGCCAACGGCGCTGACTGGCTCCACTCCTTAACCCTGCGCAACCGCGGCAATGGTGAGCAGTCCGAGCTGCCCGTGCGCGGATTGTTTTATGCCATCGGCCACACCCCAAACACCGAACTGGTGCACGACCAGCTCCGATGCGATGGCAAGGGATACTTGATCACCGAGCCCGGCAGACCGGAAACCTCCCTGGAAGGGGTGTATGCCGCCGGTGATGTGGCCGATGCCGAATGGCGGCAGGGCATTACCGCCGCAGGTAGCGGTTGCCAAGCCGCTCTGGCAGCGGAACGCTGGCTGAGCCATCACAACCTGGCCCAACTGGTCAGCCGCGAGTCGGTGGAACCTAAACAGGCCGAAACCCCCCAGGTGTCTGAGGCGGTCGACGAGACCACCTACGACCCCCATGCCCTCTGGCAGAAAGGCAGCTATGCCCTGCGCAAGCTGTACCACGACAGCGACAGGCCACTGCTGGTGGTGTATTCCTCCCCCAGCTGCGGCCCATGCCACGTGCTCAAACCCCAGCTCAAACGGGTCCTCAAGGAACTCGAGGGCGGGGCGCAAGGCATCGAAATCGACATCGAGGCCGAGCAGGCCATCGCTGAGCAGGCAGGGGTAAACGGAACACCCACCGTGCAGCTCTTCCACGCCAAAGAACTCAAACAACAGTGGCGTGGCGTCAAGCAACGCAGTGAGTTCAAGGCAGCGATCGAACAGCTACTGGTGAAAGCCTGA
- a CDS encoding pseudouridine synthase, whose translation MSNPNRGSQTLLLNKPYGVLSQFTREQGSRWGCLADWVSVPEVYAAGRLDADSEGLLLLTSNGRLQQRLTDPRFGHWRTYWAQVEGEATASQLTQLEQGVPIQGKLTLPARAQPLASQLSDALPPRDPPIRTRATIPTSWITLSLREGRNRQVRRMTAAVGLPTLRLIRTTIDLMDGEAPLSLEGLSAGEWRPASTAEEQRLMRLLSSRRVQQRETPSSRGRRGGRPRG comes from the coding sequence GTGAGCAACCCGAATCGTGGTTCGCAAACCCTCCTGCTGAACAAGCCCTATGGCGTGCTCAGTCAATTCACCCGGGAACAAGGAAGCCGCTGGGGATGCCTAGCTGATTGGGTCTCCGTTCCTGAGGTTTATGCGGCCGGACGCCTTGATGCCGACAGCGAGGGGTTGCTGCTGCTCACCAGCAATGGCCGGCTCCAGCAACGCCTGACCGATCCCCGCTTCGGCCACTGGCGCACCTATTGGGCCCAAGTGGAAGGAGAAGCAACCGCCAGCCAGCTGACCCAGCTGGAACAGGGGGTGCCGATCCAGGGAAAGCTCACCCTGCCCGCTCGAGCCCAGCCACTCGCCTCACAACTGAGCGATGCGCTGCCGCCTCGCGACCCCCCCATTCGCACCAGGGCCACCATTCCCACCAGCTGGATCACGCTTTCTCTGCGTGAAGGCCGCAACCGTCAGGTCAGGCGCATGACCGCTGCCGTGGGGCTGCCCACCCTGCGACTAATTCGCACCACGATTGATCTGATGGATGGGGAAGCCCCCCTCAGCCTTGAAGGGCTAAGCGCTGGCGAGTGGCGCCCCGCCAGCACTGCGGAAGAGCAACGGCTGATGCGTCTCCTCAGCAGCAGGAGGGTGCAGCAGCGGGAGACGCCGTCGTCGCGAGGCCGCCGGGGAGGGCGCCCACGAGGGTGA
- the petM gene encoding cytochrome b6-f complex subunit PetM — protein MAAEIFGTAAIFWVLIPVGLAGGALLLKLQGDN, from the coding sequence ATGGCCGCGGAGATTTTTGGAACTGCTGCAATCTTTTGGGTTCTGATCCCTGTGGGTCTGGCGGGTGGCGCTCTGCTGCTCAAGCTCCAAGGCGACAACTGA
- a CDS encoding GRAM domain-containing protein, with the protein MQTKLEAGEAIIRKSPANHQRGIEAVGGKLYLTQQRLIFEAHAFNVQTGATVVPLPSITALRKDWTLLFGAIPVFPNCLVVSSQAGEDNRFTLYRRTPWIEEIQKLRGMT; encoded by the coding sequence ATGCAAACAAAACTTGAAGCTGGTGAAGCGATTATTCGAAAATCGCCGGCCAATCACCAGCGCGGTATCGAGGCGGTTGGAGGCAAGCTTTACCTCACTCAGCAGCGTTTGATTTTTGAGGCACATGCCTTCAATGTTCAGACAGGGGCTACGGTTGTTCCCTTGCCCAGTATTACTGCCTTAAGGAAAGACTGGACGCTTCTGTTTGGCGCCATCCCTGTATTCCCCAATTGTCTTGTGGTGTCATCCCAAGCAGGAGAAGACAATCGGTTTACTCTGTACCGGCGCACACCTTGGATCGAAGAAATTCAAAAGCTAAGAGGGATGACATAG
- a CDS encoding alpha/beta fold hydrolase, with product MLGPSDGRPLVLLHGFGASSDHWRHNAAPLAAAGFQVYGLDLIGFGRSEQPGHQRQRPIDNRLWARQLTAFLEQVVQASAQQPAVLVGNSLGGLTALTAAVLRPELVAAVAAAPLPDPALMQPLPLRRPRFWRRLRRPFVVAAMRLLPLGLLVPVISRTALIRLGLQGAYHRSIRHDRELHQLIAAPARRPTAARALRAMSIGMALRPRGATAPALLERLAALPQAMPLLLLWGRQDRFVPLLIGERLQQQHAWLELQVIEESGHCPHDETPEAFHQVLLSWLDRNLDAHIRC from the coding sequence GTGCTTGGCCCCAGCGATGGCAGGCCCCTCGTACTGCTGCACGGATTTGGCGCCAGCAGCGACCATTGGCGCCACAACGCAGCACCGCTGGCGGCGGCTGGTTTCCAGGTGTATGGCCTCGATCTCATTGGCTTCGGGCGCTCGGAGCAACCGGGTCACCAGCGACAGCGGCCGATCGACAATCGCCTTTGGGCCCGTCAGCTCACGGCATTTCTGGAGCAGGTGGTGCAAGCCAGCGCCCAGCAGCCCGCCGTGCTGGTGGGCAACTCGCTCGGAGGCCTCACCGCCCTGACCGCCGCTGTGCTGCGCCCTGAGTTGGTGGCGGCAGTGGCCGCCGCGCCCTTGCCGGATCCAGCCCTGATGCAACCACTGCCCCTGCGACGCCCTCGGTTCTGGCGTCGCCTACGCCGCCCGTTCGTGGTGGCCGCCATGCGCCTACTACCCTTAGGCCTTCTGGTGCCGGTAATCAGCCGCACTGCGCTGATTCGCCTGGGGCTTCAAGGGGCCTACCACCGCTCGATCCGCCACGACCGCGAACTGCATCAATTAATTGCAGCCCCTGCGCGCCGGCCCACCGCTGCACGAGCCCTGCGGGCGATGAGCATCGGCATGGCACTGCGGCCCAGGGGCGCCACGGCTCCTGCCCTGCTGGAACGGCTCGCAGCTCTGCCCCAAGCAATGCCCCTACTGCTGTTGTGGGGTCGCCAAGATCGCTTTGTGCCGCTACTGATCGGAGAACGGCTGCAGCAACAACATGCCTGGCTGGAGCTTCAGGTGATCGAGGAGAGCGGCCATTGCCCCCACGACGAAACACCCGAGGCCTTTCATCAGGTCCTACTGAGCTGGCTGGACCGTAACTTGGATGCACACATCCGCTGCTAA
- a CDS encoding N2,N2-dimethylguanosine tRNA methyltransferase, whose amino-acid sequence MQQYEGPAIAGAKHPPVTLQSLPLPEGSVSPIAQPPICLRGSLESGCIHGRLSQNITHYREGAAQLELGNGFFRPDSRPSRDLSVLLAAWQLQQRGERPCRWLDLMAGCGIRSLRWGLEALSTAGASAGPVTLTVNDADEGRDDLLRRNLAALEGTTLAVQLQQQPAEVLLRRAYLEKQHFDLIDLDAFGCPNALLQAALQALAFGGVLLLASTDGRSPTGHDRPAAVRRFGASARAHPASWELALRLQLAALAREAWMLGRGLEPLVCFSDGRTFRLAVRLTQRAAPHEERQLGLVARCEVCGDQAQQSLLKLQGWPACGCGLGQGRWAVSGPLWLGPLQSPLVIGQLLALTDRMEATLAPAGRRLLQRLQHDPGLPVSCWSTAELARRLQLPGPPGLTELVDALRASGHQACASGVMAGQVRTDAPLDSLLQSCRNLGGKDR is encoded by the coding sequence GTGCAGCAGTACGAGGGGCCTGCCATCGCTGGGGCCAAGCACCCGCCAGTGACTCTGCAGTCCCTGCCATTGCCAGAGGGCAGCGTCTCCCCAATCGCTCAGCCGCCCATCTGCCTGCGCGGCAGTCTGGAGAGCGGTTGCATCCACGGACGTCTGAGCCAGAACATCACTCACTATCGCGAAGGTGCAGCGCAGCTGGAGCTGGGGAACGGGTTTTTTCGGCCGGATTCCCGTCCCTCCCGTGACCTGTCGGTGTTGCTTGCTGCCTGGCAGCTACAGCAACGGGGGGAACGCCCCTGCCGTTGGTTGGATCTGATGGCGGGGTGCGGCATTCGTTCTCTGCGTTGGGGGCTTGAAGCCCTGAGCACTGCAGGGGCTTCTGCCGGGCCCGTCACGCTCACGGTGAATGATGCCGATGAAGGCCGGGATGACCTGCTGCGGCGCAACCTCGCGGCTCTCGAAGGCACGACCCTGGCTGTGCAATTGCAGCAGCAGCCGGCGGAGGTCTTGCTTCGCCGTGCCTACCTCGAGAAGCAACATTTCGATCTGATCGATCTCGATGCTTTTGGCTGCCCCAATGCGCTGTTGCAAGCGGCATTGCAGGCCCTTGCCTTTGGCGGAGTGCTTCTGCTTGCCAGCACCGATGGCCGTTCGCCCACAGGCCACGACCGCCCTGCGGCCGTGCGCCGATTTGGGGCTTCAGCCAGGGCGCACCCCGCCAGCTGGGAACTCGCTCTGCGCTTGCAACTGGCCGCGCTGGCCAGAGAGGCCTGGATGCTGGGTCGGGGGCTTGAGCCCTTGGTTTGTTTCAGCGATGGCCGCACCTTTCGTTTGGCGGTGCGGTTGACTCAGCGCGCTGCACCCCATGAGGAGCGGCAGTTGGGACTGGTGGCCCGCTGTGAGGTTTGCGGTGATCAGGCCCAGCAGTCGTTGTTGAAGCTCCAGGGCTGGCCTGCCTGTGGCTGCGGTCTCGGGCAGGGGCGCTGGGCTGTGAGTGGGCCCCTCTGGCTCGGGCCTTTGCAGTCACCACTCGTGATCGGGCAGCTCTTGGCTCTTACCGATCGCATGGAGGCCACCCTGGCCCCTGCCGGCCGCCGTTTGCTTCAGCGTCTGCAGCACGATCCAGGCCTGCCGGTGAGCTGCTGGTCAACTGCGGAGTTGGCCCGGCGATTGCAGTTGCCTGGGCCTCCAGGTTTGACGGAACTCGTGGATGCTTTGCGCGCATCAGGGCATCAGGCCTGCGCCAGCGGTGTGATGGCCGGACAGGTCCGCACCGATGCTCCTCTCGACAGCTTGTTGCAGAGTTGCCGCAATCTGGGCGGTAAGGATCGTTAA
- a CDS encoding methyltransferase domain-containing protein: MMSSCCGPSAPLDQTQAVDDRYGAAALEQEACLCTPVAFNPQWLEVIPSEVVERDYGCGDPTRWVESGDTVLDLGSGSGKNAFICAQVVGAEGAVIGVDRNADMLALSRGAAPVVAERIGYSNVRFVEGAIETLDASGPDGAPLIADASVDLVLSNCVLNLVNPSARVRLLANIRRVLRPGGRVAISDIVCDRPVPLALQQDPELWSGCISGAWEEQAFLDDFATLGFEDVAYADRSEQPWKVVEGIEFRAVTLVGALPGGLATTASPAAAPSCC; encoded by the coding sequence TTGATGAGTAGCTGTTGCGGCCCCTCGGCACCTCTCGACCAAACCCAGGCCGTTGATGACCGCTATGGCGCTGCGGCATTGGAGCAAGAGGCATGTCTTTGCACTCCTGTGGCGTTCAATCCCCAATGGCTGGAAGTGATCCCGTCTGAAGTGGTGGAGAGGGATTACGGCTGTGGTGATCCCACCCGTTGGGTTGAATCCGGGGACACCGTGTTGGATTTGGGAAGCGGCAGCGGCAAAAATGCATTCATCTGTGCCCAAGTGGTGGGCGCCGAAGGTGCCGTGATCGGTGTCGATCGCAATGCCGACATGTTGGCCCTCTCCCGTGGAGCGGCTCCTGTGGTTGCTGAGCGCATTGGGTACAGCAACGTGCGCTTTGTTGAGGGTGCGATTGAAACGCTTGACGCTTCGGGTCCTGATGGTGCGCCCCTGATTGCCGATGCCAGCGTCGATCTGGTGCTCAGTAATTGTGTGCTCAATCTGGTCAACCCTTCAGCGCGTGTGCGCTTGCTGGCCAACATTCGCCGGGTGTTGCGCCCGGGTGGCCGTGTGGCCATCAGCGACATCGTTTGCGATCGACCCGTTCCCCTCGCGCTTCAGCAGGACCCCGAGCTCTGGAGTGGCTGCATTAGTGGTGCCTGGGAAGAGCAGGCTTTTCTCGATGATTTCGCAACTCTCGGTTTCGAGGATGTCGCCTATGCCGACCGCTCGGAGCAGCCCTGGAAAGTGGTGGAGGGCATTGAGTTTCGGGCCGTCACCCTCGTGGGCGCCCTCCCCGGCGGCCTCGCGACGACGGCGTCTCCCGCTGCTGCACCCTCCTGCTGCTGA
- a CDS encoding Nif11-like leader peptide family natural product precursor: MSESALTAFSSLVQSDSQLREQVRQAPSPQHVVDLASSQGHTFTQATLMKMQADKIKHLHDDHLNGATSWGEALLLCFGAHG, translated from the coding sequence GTGTCTGAATCCGCCCTGACCGCCTTTTCATCCCTGGTGCAATCCGATTCGCAGCTGCGTGAACAGGTGCGCCAGGCCCCAAGTCCTCAACATGTGGTGGATTTGGCTTCAAGCCAGGGTCACACCTTCACCCAAGCGACGTTGATGAAGATGCAGGCCGACAAGATCAAGCATCTTCATGACGACCATCTCAATGGGGCCACCAGTTGGGGAGAAGCCCTGCTGCTCTGCTTTGGCGCCCACGGTTAA
- a CDS encoding CCRG-2 family RiPP → MTNTELTLDQLQAISGGSKYINDAGTQGSMKCIDFDSQLKTKTLKASGLQLTRNYVLDYTEL, encoded by the coding sequence ATGACCAACACCGAACTCACCCTCGACCAACTGCAAGCTATTTCTGGTGGCAGCAAATACATCAACGATGCTGGAACCCAAGGTTCAATGAAATGTATTGACTTCGATTCACAATTAAAAACGAAAACCTTGAAAGCCTCGGGTCTTCAATTAACGCGTAATTATGTGCTGGACTACACCGAGCTTTAG
- the infA gene encoding translation initiation factor IF-1, giving the protein MIETSGVIEKEQGNGFYLVTLEQPAGHQCLCRAAGKLTKFRIKLLAGDKVLVEISPYDLTRGRITYRERNAGAPGGRPGGNRPGGPRRR; this is encoded by the coding sequence ATGATCGAAACCTCGGGTGTCATCGAGAAAGAACAGGGCAATGGGTTTTACCTGGTGACCCTCGAACAGCCCGCAGGTCACCAGTGCCTTTGCCGTGCTGCTGGCAAGCTCACCAAGTTCCGCATCAAGTTGCTGGCCGGTGACAAGGTGTTGGTGGAGATCAGCCCTTACGACCTGACCCGCGGACGCATCACCTACCGCGAGCGCAACGCCGGAGCTCCGGGTGGACGTCCAGGCGGTAACCGCCCCGGTGGTCCTCGCCGCCGCTGA
- a CDS encoding DUF1651 domain-containing protein, producing MPKKDRPLIDRHPQKNGEGWLLNEQEQLIVCFRNALPSAHAKWIELETRPMRGSGQPIARRMLRNNAIEAWTHMQKTGWKRCQPRW from the coding sequence ATGCCCAAAAAGGACCGCCCCCTTATTGATCGTCACCCCCAAAAGAACGGGGAAGGCTGGTTGCTGAACGAACAGGAGCAGCTGATCGTCTGCTTCCGCAATGCACTGCCCTCAGCTCACGCCAAGTGGATCGAGCTGGAAACCAGACCCATGCGAGGCAGTGGGCAGCCGATCGCCAGGCGAATGCTCAGAAACAACGCGATCGAAGCTTGGACCCACATGCAGAAGACCGGCTGGAAGCGCTGTCAGCCCAGGTGGTGA
- a CDS encoding DEAD/DEAH box helicase: MGPIASTSFDLGSAAEQGRIRPRVWQQQLIQLLRRRLAPSCASGRDVLVHAGPGAGKTLGALLGFQAMQQEGQLRRFVVFCHRTSILRQWSAAASRLGLRLEDWSASPSDPEALKSADGWLLTYQAAGRQLEPLQLALSAWGGQEWLAIADEAHHLGVDPDEPDGPIWGRTFLDLSHGCRLRLGLTGTPFRADNLAFCAARRVRVEQQGELVEQISPDLCVEPRELIAAGDVRPLEFRFQDGWVEHSREGNPDRDVSPLSAEQRESWRARNLRRAIRLSDSSSIALQLLLRARRQLETVRQSHPRAGGLVIARDIDHATAIGRLLEEEGDRVDLVHSQDPEAARRLSQFQDGPADWLVSIDMCAEGFDAPRLRVVAYLTTVVTRSRFVQGITRAVRMGSDRAAVEAIPRDSSYIFAPADPLLMGYARSWSFSEPYRIRSEQAVAESEDAGAGNWRGPSLPLEAVNDGAGAMIRLRTPELPQFLQR, from the coding sequence ATGGGTCCCATCGCCAGCACGTCCTTTGATCTGGGTTCTGCTGCGGAGCAGGGGCGCATTCGGCCACGGGTTTGGCAACAGCAGCTGATACAGCTGCTGCGGCGACGCCTGGCACCTTCCTGCGCCAGTGGCCGCGACGTGCTGGTGCATGCCGGCCCTGGAGCAGGCAAAACCCTGGGTGCCCTGCTGGGATTTCAGGCGATGCAGCAGGAAGGACAGCTGCGGCGATTTGTGGTCTTCTGCCATCGCACCTCGATTCTGCGGCAGTGGAGTGCCGCCGCGTCTCGCTTGGGGCTGCGCCTCGAAGACTGGTCGGCCTCCCCAAGCGACCCAGAAGCCCTCAAGTCAGCCGATGGCTGGCTGCTCACCTACCAGGCCGCAGGGCGCCAGTTGGAGCCCCTGCAACTGGCGCTGAGCGCTTGGGGAGGACAGGAGTGGCTGGCGATCGCCGATGAAGCCCATCACCTGGGGGTGGATCCCGATGAACCGGACGGTCCGATCTGGGGCCGCACCTTTCTGGATCTCAGCCATGGCTGCCGCTTGCGCCTGGGGCTCACGGGCACCCCATTTCGCGCCGACAACCTGGCCTTCTGCGCTGCACGGCGCGTGCGGGTGGAGCAACAAGGGGAGCTGGTGGAGCAGATCAGCCCGGACCTGTGCGTGGAACCCCGGGAGTTAATCGCCGCTGGCGACGTGCGTCCCCTGGAATTTCGTTTCCAGGACGGGTGGGTGGAGCACAGCCGTGAGGGGAATCCCGACCGGGATGTGTCGCCACTGTCGGCCGAACAACGGGAAAGCTGGCGGGCCCGCAATCTGCGTCGCGCCATCCGCCTGTCTGACTCCAGCAGCATCGCTTTGCAACTGCTGCTTCGTGCCCGCCGACAACTGGAGACGGTGCGCCAGTCGCACCCCCGCGCCGGCGGCCTGGTGATCGCCCGCGACATCGATCACGCCACAGCCATCGGACGATTGCTGGAGGAGGAAGGTGACCGCGTGGATCTGGTGCATTCCCAGGATCCCGAGGCCGCCCGACGTCTCAGCCAGTTTCAAGACGGCCCTGCCGACTGGCTGGTGAGCATCGACATGTGCGCCGAAGGCTTCGATGCTCCCCGTCTGCGGGTGGTGGCCTATCTCACCACCGTCGTGACCCGGAGCCGGTTCGTGCAAGGCATCACCCGTGCGGTGCGCATGGGAAGCGACCGCGCCGCCGTCGAGGCGATCCCTCGGGACTCCTCCTACATCTTTGCTCCCGCTGATCCACTGCTGATGGGTTATGCGCGCAGCTGGTCGTTCTCGGAGCCCTACCGCATCCGCAGCGAACAAGCGGTGGCTGAGAGTGAGGATGCTGGCGCAGGCAACTGGCGCGGTCCGAGCTTGCCCCTGGAAGCGGTGAACGATGGTGCTGGCGCAATGATCCGCTTGCGCACACCAGAATTACCCCAATTTTTGCAGCGATAA
- a CDS encoding calcium-binding protein: MRELLSFKEQQKQNADIVYEGTYLKDGERFQNLDNIIDPITGKPADLFVDTKGGHDCVCTGDGDDVVYLGDNKYYVSASTGGGDDYVVGSTGEDAALLGAGDDIYFGRGGGDVGAGQAGNDVMFGGNGFDALYGCIGEDFLDGQDGSDKLTGGIDADVFVVDLEDSGKDWIVDFRDIGDKILVKNGDGNALAGSDWFLQVDQVTDFQSSYQDIPPGMFDDINGLQCFNIVNAATGEIAASVTASSDPSSDWSNADQLIAVNNSVIQLVQGGDSAMTI, from the coding sequence ATGAGAGAGCTTCTATCTTTCAAAGAGCAGCAGAAACAGAATGCTGACATTGTTTACGAAGGAACTTATTTGAAAGACGGAGAAAGATTCCAAAATTTAGATAACATTATTGATCCGATCACAGGCAAGCCCGCGGATTTATTTGTTGATACAAAGGGCGGCCATGATTGCGTATGTACCGGAGATGGTGATGATGTTGTTTATCTAGGTGACAACAAATATTATGTTTCAGCCTCTACGGGTGGTGGAGACGACTATGTTGTTGGATCAACAGGCGAAGACGCAGCTTTGCTCGGCGCCGGCGATGATATTTATTTTGGGAGAGGAGGAGGTGATGTTGGAGCCGGTCAGGCTGGTAATGATGTGATGTTTGGAGGCAATGGATTTGATGCTCTCTATGGCTGTATTGGCGAAGACTTTTTGGACGGTCAAGATGGAAGCGACAAGTTGACGGGGGGAATCGATGCAGATGTATTTGTTGTAGATCTAGAGGACTCAGGTAAGGATTGGATTGTAGACTTTAGAGATATTGGCGACAAAATTCTTGTCAAGAATGGTGATGGCAATGCGTTGGCGGGCTCGGATTGGTTTTTGCAGGTTGATCAAGTTACTGACTTTCAGTCTTCATACCAAGATATCCCCCCTGGAATGTTTGATGACATCAATGGCCTGCAGTGCTTCAATATCGTAAATGCAGCCACTGGCGAGATAGCAGCCTCAGTTACTGCCAGTTCAGATCCTTCGTCAGACTGGAGCAATGCTGACCAGCTTATTGCTGTAAACAATTCTGTTATTCAGCTTGTTCAAGGGGGAGACTCAGCGATGACTATCTAG
- a CDS encoding bacteriocin, which yields MTELNNQAQIIELTDDQLEHVEGGGAGRAIYEGVRTVSPAVRIGEWIAGGRYPWQ from the coding sequence ATGACTGAACTCAACAATCAAGCTCAAATCATCGAGCTGACTGACGACCAACTGGAACACGTCGAAGGGGGCGGTGCAGGTAGGGCTATCTATGAAGGCGTCCGGACTGTCTCTCCCGCAGTTCGAATCGGCGAATGGATTGCCGGTGGACGGTACCCCTGGCAATGA